One segment of Vidua macroura isolate BioBank_ID:100142 chromosome 24, ASM2450914v1, whole genome shotgun sequence DNA contains the following:
- the IKBKE gene encoding inhibitor of nuclear factor kappa-B kinase subunit epsilon isoform X2, producing the protein MQSTPNYLWSTEDLLGQGATASVYKARNKKSGELVAVKVFNNASYLRPQEVQMREFEMLRKLNHKNIVKLFAVEETGSSKQKVLVMEYCSSGSLLNVLEDPANAFGLAESEFLIVLQCVVAGMNHLRENGVVHRDIKPGNIMRLVGEDGQSIYKLTDFGAARELEDDEKFVSVYGTEEYLHPDVYKRAVLRKPQQKAFGVTVDLWSIGVTFYHAATGSLPFVPFGGPRRNKEIMYKITTEKPPGAIAGIQRQENGNIEWSYELPITCRLSTGLKDQLIPILANILEVDQEKCWGFDQFFAGTNDILHRMVVDVFSLQQASSHRIYIHSYNTTTKFLDAVFKQTNIVPHHQEYFFEGHLYELDPNLQAHNFCKTTESSPLTLLSTSEQPEDVVGIRYRDPALEFPKFVPRVDVVADCSAAKSAVGAAHQTLRVGRALRRGRELLARGLHWVLGNLRTECCRILEQRRGAHSVLTCLQLTQGKTHVLYEAVPAGSRGPAGVDVVKTRLQRGALDGILAELVKDRQQVHEDKSIQQMECCLEKMQVIHKQFKKARTCLRLGYNEEQIHKLDKLNLGNLARRVLSIFQNDCVQQYQEALALHSSRMRKVCEIKKQLKRLSNRISACSVEMMECQDCLQGALDRLLQVEKWNLAPPAPSPVPLSQARQEMALRMQELLEQMRSAACDLQLNNSIIERLGGAAPTPSV; encoded by the exons ATGCAGAGCACCCCCAACTACCTGTGGAGCACCGAGGACCTCCTGGGCCAGGGGGCCACGGCCTCTGTCTACAAAGCTCGCAACAAG AAATCGGGGGAGCTGGTTGCTGTGAAGGTGTTTAACAATGCCAGCTACCTGCGGCCCCAGGAGGTGCAGATGAGAGAGTTCGAGATGCTGCGGAAGCTGAACCACAAAAACATTGTCAAATTATTTGCCGTGGAGGAGACA ggcagcagcaagCAGAAGGTGCTGGTGATGGAATATTGCTCCAGTGGCAGCCTGCTGAACGTGCTGGAAGACCCAGCCAATGCCTTTGGCCTGGCTGAGTCCGAGTTCCTCATCGTGCTGCAGTGTGTGG TGGCAGGGATGAACCACCTCCGTGAGAACGGCGTCGTGCACAGAGACATCAAACCCGGCAACATCATGAGACTGGTGGGAGAGGACGGGCAGAGCATCTACAAACTGACGGATTTCGGAGCCGCCCGGGAGCTGGAGGATGATGAAAAGTTTGTGTCTGTCTATGGGACAGAGGAGTATCTC CACCCCGACGTGTACAAGCGAGCCGTGCTGCGCAAGCCGCAGCAGAAGGCCTTTGGTGTCACCGTGGACCTCTGGAGCATTGGTGTCACCTTCTACCACGCTGCCACCGGCAGCCTGCCCTTCGTGCCCTTCGGGGGACCCCGCAGGAACAAGGAGATCAT GTACAAAATCACCACGGAGAAGCCTCCTGGGGCCAttgcagggatccagaggcaggagaacGGGAACATCGAGTGGAGCTACGAGCTGCCCATCACCTGCCGCCTCTCCAC GGGGCTGAAGGACCAGCTGATCCCCATCTTGGCGAATATCCTGGAGGTGGATCAGGAGAAATGCTGGGGATTCGACCAGTTTTTTGCAGGAACCAACGACATTTTGCACAGGATGGTGGTGGACGtgttctccctgcagcaggCGTCCTCCCATCGCATCTACATCCACTCCTACAACAC TACCACCAAGTTTTTAGATGCCGTCTTCAAACAGACAAATATAGTCCCTCACCaccaagaatatttttttgaagGACACCTGTATGAGCTGGATCCCAATCTACAAGCTCATAATTTCTGCAAAACCACAGAGAGCAGCCCCCTGACTTTGCTGAGCACCTCGGAGCAGCCCGAGGACGTGGTGGGGATCCGGTACCGAGACC CGGCGCTGGAGTTCCCAAAGTTCGTGCCCAGGGTGGACGTGGTGGCCGACTGCAGCGCAGCCAAG AGCGCCGTGGGTGCCGCTCACCAGACGCTGCGCGTGGGGCGGGCGCTGCGGAGGGgccgggagctgctggccaggggccTCCACTGGGTGCT CGGGAACCTGAGGACGGAGTGCTGCAGGATTTtggagcagaggagaggggCTCACTCCGTGCTCACCTGCCTGCAGCTCACCCAGGGGAAGACACACGTGCT GTACGAGGCcgtccctgcaggcagcaggggcCCAGCAGGGGTGGATGTGGTGAAGACAAGGCTGCAGAGG ggggcactggatgggattttggcCGAGCTGGTGAAGGACAGGCAGCAAGTGCACGAAGACAAAAG CATCCAGCAGATGgagtgctgcctggagaagatGCAGGTGATCCACAAGCAGTTCAAGAAGGCCAGGACGTGTCTGA ggctgggctacAACGAGGAACAAATCCACAAGCTGGATAA GCTGAATTTGGGGAACCTGGCCAGGAGGGTTCTGTCCATTTTCCAGAACGACTGTGTCCAGCAGTACCAGGAGGCCCTGGcgctgcacagcagcaggatgag gaaAGTTTGTGAGATAAAGAAGCAGCTGAAGAGGCTCAGCAACCGCATCAGTGCCTGCAGtgtggagatgatggagtgCCAGGACTGCCTGCAGGGC
- the IKBKE gene encoding inhibitor of nuclear factor kappa-B kinase subunit epsilon isoform X1: MQSTPNYLWSTEDLLGQGATASVYKARNKKSGELVAVKVFNNASYLRPQEVQMREFEMLRKLNHKNIVKLFAVEETGSSKQKVLVMEYCSSGSLLNVLEDPANAFGLAESEFLIVLQCVVAGMNHLRENGVVHRDIKPGNIMRLVGEDGQSIYKLTDFGAARELEDDEKFVSVYGTEEYLHPDVYKRAVLRKPQQKAFGVTVDLWSIGVTFYHAATGSLPFVPFGGPRRNKEIMYKITTEKPPGAIAGIQRQENGNIEWSYELPITCRLSTGLKDQLIPILANILEVDQEKCWGFDQFFAGTNDILHRMVVDVFSLQQASSHRIYIHSYNTTTKFLDAVFKQTNIVPHHQEYFFEGHLYELDPNLQAHNFCKTTESSPLTLLSTSEQPEDVVGIRYRDPALEFPKFVPRVDVVADCSAAKSAVGAAHQTLRVGRALRRGRELLARGLHWVLGNLRTECCRILEQRRGAHSVLTCLQLTQGKTHVLYEAVPAGSRGPAGVDVVKTRLQRVDEELSQCSHSIFDFQGALDGILAELVKDRQQVHEDKSIQQMECCLEKMQVIHKQFKKARTCLRLGYNEEQIHKLDKLNLGNLARRVLSIFQNDCVQQYQEALALHSSRMRKVCEIKKQLKRLSNRISACSVEMMECQDCLQGALDRLLQVEKWNLAPPAPSPVPLSQARQEMALRMQELLEQMRSAACDLQLNNSIIERLGGAAPTPSV, encoded by the exons ATGCAGAGCACCCCCAACTACCTGTGGAGCACCGAGGACCTCCTGGGCCAGGGGGCCACGGCCTCTGTCTACAAAGCTCGCAACAAG AAATCGGGGGAGCTGGTTGCTGTGAAGGTGTTTAACAATGCCAGCTACCTGCGGCCCCAGGAGGTGCAGATGAGAGAGTTCGAGATGCTGCGGAAGCTGAACCACAAAAACATTGTCAAATTATTTGCCGTGGAGGAGACA ggcagcagcaagCAGAAGGTGCTGGTGATGGAATATTGCTCCAGTGGCAGCCTGCTGAACGTGCTGGAAGACCCAGCCAATGCCTTTGGCCTGGCTGAGTCCGAGTTCCTCATCGTGCTGCAGTGTGTGG TGGCAGGGATGAACCACCTCCGTGAGAACGGCGTCGTGCACAGAGACATCAAACCCGGCAACATCATGAGACTGGTGGGAGAGGACGGGCAGAGCATCTACAAACTGACGGATTTCGGAGCCGCCCGGGAGCTGGAGGATGATGAAAAGTTTGTGTCTGTCTATGGGACAGAGGAGTATCTC CACCCCGACGTGTACAAGCGAGCCGTGCTGCGCAAGCCGCAGCAGAAGGCCTTTGGTGTCACCGTGGACCTCTGGAGCATTGGTGTCACCTTCTACCACGCTGCCACCGGCAGCCTGCCCTTCGTGCCCTTCGGGGGACCCCGCAGGAACAAGGAGATCAT GTACAAAATCACCACGGAGAAGCCTCCTGGGGCCAttgcagggatccagaggcaggagaacGGGAACATCGAGTGGAGCTACGAGCTGCCCATCACCTGCCGCCTCTCCAC GGGGCTGAAGGACCAGCTGATCCCCATCTTGGCGAATATCCTGGAGGTGGATCAGGAGAAATGCTGGGGATTCGACCAGTTTTTTGCAGGAACCAACGACATTTTGCACAGGATGGTGGTGGACGtgttctccctgcagcaggCGTCCTCCCATCGCATCTACATCCACTCCTACAACAC TACCACCAAGTTTTTAGATGCCGTCTTCAAACAGACAAATATAGTCCCTCACCaccaagaatatttttttgaagGACACCTGTATGAGCTGGATCCCAATCTACAAGCTCATAATTTCTGCAAAACCACAGAGAGCAGCCCCCTGACTTTGCTGAGCACCTCGGAGCAGCCCGAGGACGTGGTGGGGATCCGGTACCGAGACC CGGCGCTGGAGTTCCCAAAGTTCGTGCCCAGGGTGGACGTGGTGGCCGACTGCAGCGCAGCCAAG AGCGCCGTGGGTGCCGCTCACCAGACGCTGCGCGTGGGGCGGGCGCTGCGGAGGGgccgggagctgctggccaggggccTCCACTGGGTGCT CGGGAACCTGAGGACGGAGTGCTGCAGGATTTtggagcagaggagaggggCTCACTCCGTGCTCACCTGCCTGCAGCTCACCCAGGGGAAGACACACGTGCT GTACGAGGCcgtccctgcaggcagcaggggcCCAGCAGGGGTGGATGTGGTGAAGACAAGGCTGCAGAGG GTGGATGAGGagctctcccagtgctcccacagCATCTTTGACTTCCAGggggcactggatgggattttggcCGAGCTGGTGAAGGACAGGCAGCAAGTGCACGAAGACAAAAG CATCCAGCAGATGgagtgctgcctggagaagatGCAGGTGATCCACAAGCAGTTCAAGAAGGCCAGGACGTGTCTGA ggctgggctacAACGAGGAACAAATCCACAAGCTGGATAA GCTGAATTTGGGGAACCTGGCCAGGAGGGTTCTGTCCATTTTCCAGAACGACTGTGTCCAGCAGTACCAGGAGGCCCTGGcgctgcacagcagcaggatgag gaaAGTTTGTGAGATAAAGAAGCAGCTGAAGAGGCTCAGCAACCGCATCAGTGCCTGCAGtgtggagatgatggagtgCCAGGACTGCCTGCAGGGC